One Gossypium hirsutum isolate 1008001.06 chromosome A11, Gossypium_hirsutum_v2.1, whole genome shotgun sequence genomic window carries:
- the LOC107923837 gene encoding trafficking protein particle complex subunit 1, with the protein MQFFGGSEISPSPPVPTATGNNAHMMYVFNRNGVCLLYREWNRPLHTLNPQQDHKLMFGLLFSLKSLTAKMDPTNAEKGNLGIPQLPGQGCSFHSFRTNTYKLSFMETPSGIKFILVTNPRTGDLRETLKYIYNLYVEYVAKNPLYTPGTLIRCELFNTALDQYVRSIA; encoded by the exons ATGCAGTTCTTTGGGGGTTCAGAGATCAGTCCATCACCGCCGGTGCCGACGGCGACGGGTAACAACGCCCACATGATGTACGTATTCAATCGAAACGGTGTGTGCTTGCTTTACAGGGAGTGGAACCGCCCTCTCCATACTCTCAACCCTCAACAAGATCACAAGCTCATGTTTGGTCTCCTTTTCTCTCTCAAATCCCTAACTGCCAAAATGGATCCCACTAA TGCTGAGAAGGGAAATCTAGGGATTCCTCAGTTGCCTGGTCAAGGGTGTTCCTTTCATAGCTTCCGTACTAATACTTACAAGCTTAGCTTCATGGAAACTCCGTCGGGGATTAAG TTCATTTTGGTAACTAATCCTAGGACTGGTGATCTTCGTGAAACACTCAAGTATATTTATAACCTGTATGTTGAGTATGTTGCCAAGAACCCACTCTATACTCCTGGGACTCTTATCAG GTGTGAGTTGTTTAATACAGCTCTTGACCAATACGTGAGGAGCATCGCGTAG